In Arthrobacter sp. CDRTa11, one DNA window encodes the following:
- the mmsA gene encoding multiple monosaccharide ABC transporter ATP-binding protein, with protein sequence MNTPILQMRGITKTFPGVKALQDVTLDVNRGEVHAICGENGAGKSTLMKVLSGVYPHSSFEGDVLFENEPCNFSTINDSEKRGIVIIHQELALSPYLSIAENIYLGNEQAKNGWVDWRKTNLEAAKLLARVGLAENPITPVQHISVGKQQLVEIAKALSKEVKLLILDEPTAALNDEDSGHLLDLILHLKGQGITSIIISHKLNEIRKVADAVTIIRDGKTIETLRLDEGQITQERIIRGMVGRDLESLYPDRDPKIGEEVLRIEDWSVQHPQDHSRVVVHNASLNVRKGEVVGLAGLMGAGRTELAMSVFGRTYGNAISGKVFKYGKEIDTSTVSSAIRHGIAYATEDRKRYGLNLIEDIQRNVSMAALRKLVKGGWVDKNQETVVANSYRKSMNIKAPSVAAITGKLSGGNQQKVVLSKWMFSDPDVLILDEPTRGIDVGAKFEIYTIIAKLAAEGKAVIVISSELPELLGICDRIYTLSAGHVTGEVPIAEASQESLMHYMTKEKE encoded by the coding sequence ATGAATACACCCATTCTTCAAATGCGAGGAATCACCAAGACCTTTCCGGGCGTCAAGGCGCTGCAGGATGTCACCCTGGATGTTAACCGCGGCGAGGTACACGCCATCTGTGGTGAGAACGGGGCCGGGAAATCCACCCTCATGAAGGTCCTGTCCGGTGTCTACCCGCACAGCTCCTTCGAAGGGGACGTCCTCTTCGAAAACGAACCCTGCAACTTCTCCACCATCAATGACAGCGAAAAGCGCGGCATTGTCATCATCCACCAGGAGCTCGCACTGAGCCCCTACCTCTCCATCGCCGAGAACATCTACCTCGGTAACGAACAGGCCAAAAATGGCTGGGTGGATTGGCGTAAGACCAACCTGGAGGCCGCAAAGCTGCTGGCCAGGGTGGGGCTGGCCGAAAATCCCATTACCCCTGTCCAGCACATCAGCGTGGGCAAGCAGCAGTTGGTTGAGATCGCCAAGGCCCTGTCCAAGGAAGTCAAGCTTCTGATCCTGGACGAACCCACGGCGGCTCTCAATGATGAAGACTCCGGCCATCTCCTGGACCTGATCCTCCACCTTAAGGGCCAGGGAATCACCAGCATCATCATCAGCCACAAACTCAACGAGATCCGCAAGGTGGCCGACGCCGTCACCATCATCCGCGACGGCAAGACCATCGAGACGCTCCGGCTTGATGAAGGCCAGATCACCCAGGAGCGCATCATCCGCGGCATGGTGGGCCGTGACCTGGAGAGCCTGTACCCGGACCGCGACCCGAAGATCGGCGAGGAAGTCCTGCGGATCGAGGACTGGTCCGTCCAGCATCCCCAGGACCACTCCCGCGTTGTGGTGCATAACGCCAGCCTCAATGTCCGCAAGGGCGAGGTGGTGGGACTGGCAGGCCTGATGGGGGCAGGCCGGACGGAACTGGCCATGAGCGTTTTCGGACGCACGTACGGCAACGCCATCTCCGGGAAAGTGTTCAAGTACGGCAAGGAAATCGACACCTCCACGGTCTCCAGCGCCATCCGGCATGGCATCGCCTATGCCACCGAGGACCGCAAGCGTTACGGCCTGAACCTTATCGAAGACATCCAGCGGAACGTCTCCATGGCAGCCCTGCGCAAGCTGGTCAAGGGCGGCTGGGTAGACAAGAACCAGGAAACGGTGGTGGCCAACAGCTACCGCAAGAGCATGAACATCAAGGCTCCCTCCGTTGCCGCGATCACCGGCAAACTCTCCGGCGGAAACCAGCAAAAGGTAGTGCTGAGCAAATGGATGTTCTCCGACCCTGATGTGCTGATCCTTGATGAGCCAACCAGGGGTATCGACGTCGGCGCCAAGTTCGAGATCTACACGATCATCGCCAAACTGGCAGCGGAAGGAAAGGCAGTCATCGTCATCTCATCCGAACTGCCGGAACTCCTTGGCATCTGCGACAGGATCTACACCCTGTCAGCGGGCCACGTCACCGGCGAGGTGCCCATCGCCGAAGCATCCCAGGAATCCCTCATGCACTACATGACCAAAGAGAAGGAATAG
- the mmsB gene encoding multiple monosaccharide ABC transporter permease, which yields MSALRESLGFLTSRLRQVGIFVALILIVLLFQVLTDGILLQPQNVSNLVVQNSYILILAIGMVMVIIAGHIDLSVGSIAGFIGAVAGVMMVHWGWAWWLAIPACLLVGALVGAWQGYWIAYVGIPAFIVTLAGMLIFRGLTLITLKNQQITPFPSELRALGGGFLPDISGGTSVLEWLTVILGVGATLALIIQALKERRIRKKFDLENEPMAWFATKTTFVALLMLIITFLLASYRGTPIVLIVLAVLVIGYTALMNNSVFGRHVYAIGGNLHAAELSGVKTKAVTFRLFVNMGVLAALAGLVFTARLNSAQPAGGTGFELDSIAAAFIGGAAVQGGIGTVAGAMIGGLIMGVLNNGMSILGLGTDYQQLIKGLVLLLAVGFDIFNKNRTGGGGSTIGKKFKFRTSPPAITESKAPAATPGQSQDRPVPVPVAKPE from the coding sequence ATGTCCGCCCTACGAGAATCCCTCGGGTTCCTGACAAGCCGCCTCCGGCAGGTTGGCATCTTTGTTGCCCTGATCCTGATCGTCCTGCTGTTCCAGGTGCTCACCGACGGAATCCTGCTGCAGCCGCAGAACGTCAGCAACCTTGTGGTCCAGAACAGCTACATCCTCATCCTGGCAATAGGCATGGTCATGGTGATCATCGCCGGCCATATCGACCTCTCCGTTGGGTCGATCGCCGGCTTCATCGGCGCCGTTGCCGGCGTCATGATGGTTCACTGGGGATGGGCCTGGTGGCTGGCCATCCCTGCCTGCCTCCTGGTGGGCGCCCTGGTGGGAGCCTGGCAAGGCTACTGGATCGCGTACGTTGGCATCCCGGCGTTCATCGTCACGCTGGCCGGCATGTTGATCTTCCGTGGCCTGACACTGATCACCCTGAAGAACCAGCAGATCACCCCGTTCCCGTCTGAGCTTCGAGCGCTGGGTGGCGGCTTCCTGCCGGACATTTCCGGCGGCACCTCCGTCCTGGAGTGGCTGACCGTGATCCTGGGCGTGGGAGCCACCCTGGCACTGATCATTCAGGCCCTTAAGGAACGCAGGATCCGCAAGAAGTTCGATCTCGAGAACGAACCGATGGCCTGGTTCGCTACCAAGACAACCTTCGTAGCCCTGCTCATGCTGATCATCACGTTCCTCCTGGCCAGCTACCGGGGTACACCCATCGTTCTCATCGTGCTGGCTGTCCTGGTGATCGGCTACACGGCGCTGATGAACAACAGCGTCTTCGGCCGCCACGTCTACGCCATCGGCGGAAACCTGCATGCAGCAGAGCTCTCCGGTGTGAAAACCAAAGCCGTCACCTTCCGGCTGTTCGTCAACATGGGCGTCCTGGCCGCCCTCGCCGGCCTGGTCTTCACTGCCCGCCTGAACTCCGCACAGCCTGCCGGCGGCACCGGCTTCGAACTGGATTCCATCGCCGCTGCCTTCATCGGCGGCGCTGCCGTCCAGGGTGGCATCGGCACCGTGGCTGGAGCAATGATCGGCGGCCTGATCATGGGCGTGCTGAACAACGGCATGTCCATCCTCGGCCTGGGCACCGACTACCAGCAGCTCATCAAGGGACTCGTCCTCCTGCTGGCCGTCGGATTCGACATCTTCAACAAGAACCGCACAGGTGGCGGCGGAAGCACCATCGGCAAGAAGTTCAAGTTCAGGACTTCCCCGCCGGCCATCACCGAATCCAAGGCACCCGCGGCTACCCCTGGCCAGTCGCAGGACCGGCCTGTCCCCGTGCCCGTGGCGAAGCCGGAGTAA
- a CDS encoding S8 family serine peptidase: MLPAAVLATAAALAASAVPAAAVAPADAGASSRYIVRYSADADPAAEATAHKSQGIGVGRTFSHAFKGSVVTATPAQAAALARSARVAAVEADAPVSISGTQQPAPWGLDRVDQRPLPLSGSYTWTASGAGVSAYVVDTGVLPSHAEFSGRTTAGWTAVADGLGSGDCNGHGTHVAGTVAGSTYGVAKSATVVPVRVLDCNGSGYNSDVVAGLDWIAGNHTAGTPAVVNMSLGGAASAAVDSALQSVINDGVTAVVAAGNSAVDACGSSPARLSAAVTVAASDSADRQASFSNFGSCVDLYAPGVGIVSAHHTSASATASMSGTSMAAPHAAGAAAVLLSQNPALTPAQVAGTIASNATSAAITAAGPGTPNRLLFFAGAAPASTEPPPSAVAPTVTAMSPAPASTSVAVGSNATAVFGTAVQGVGAGTFVLRNSAGTIIPATVSYNATTRTATLDPTSSLAVDGTFTATLVGGTAAIRDAAGTPLATTSWTFVTGPAPTLTALTPRINDTLVRRSNNVTVTFSEAVQGVGTGTFTLKNAATGAVVTAAVVRNGSTNQWILDPQQALAAKTKYTVTVSGGPAGIRDLAGNQLATRTWQFTTGSF; this comes from the coding sequence GTGCTGCCCGCCGCCGTTTTGGCTACCGCCGCTGCCCTGGCAGCATCGGCTGTTCCAGCCGCAGCAGTTGCCCCGGCAGATGCCGGGGCCAGCTCCCGTTACATCGTCAGGTACTCGGCGGATGCGGACCCCGCGGCCGAGGCAACAGCCCACAAGTCGCAGGGCATCGGGGTGGGCCGGACGTTTTCGCACGCCTTCAAGGGCTCGGTGGTGACAGCAACACCGGCACAGGCTGCGGCGCTGGCCCGTTCAGCCCGCGTCGCGGCGGTGGAAGCGGACGCCCCCGTGAGCATCTCGGGAACCCAGCAGCCCGCTCCCTGGGGCCTGGACAGAGTGGACCAGCGACCCCTTCCCCTCTCCGGCTCCTACACCTGGACGGCGTCCGGAGCCGGCGTCAGCGCCTACGTGGTGGACACCGGCGTCCTGCCCTCCCATGCCGAGTTCTCGGGCCGGACCACAGCAGGCTGGACAGCCGTTGCTGACGGCCTCGGCTCGGGTGACTGCAACGGCCACGGCACACACGTGGCCGGCACGGTGGCCGGCTCCACGTACGGCGTGGCCAAGAGCGCAACCGTGGTTCCCGTCCGGGTCCTCGATTGCAACGGATCAGGCTACAACTCCGACGTCGTGGCCGGGCTCGACTGGATCGCTGGCAACCACACAGCGGGAACGCCCGCGGTGGTAAACATGAGCCTCGGGGGAGCAGCCAGTGCGGCCGTGGACTCCGCACTCCAGAGCGTTATCAACGACGGCGTAACTGCCGTCGTTGCCGCAGGCAACTCCGCCGTCGACGCGTGCGGAAGTTCCCCGGCGCGCCTCTCCGCAGCGGTGACCGTGGCGGCCAGTGATTCCGCCGACAGGCAGGCTTCCTTCTCCAACTTCGGCTCCTGCGTGGACCTTTATGCCCCCGGTGTTGGGATCGTCTCTGCCCACCACACGTCGGCCTCCGCCACTGCTTCCATGTCCGGTACCTCCATGGCCGCACCCCACGCTGCCGGTGCCGCTGCCGTCCTCCTGTCCCAGAATCCGGCACTCACCCCAGCCCAGGTCGCGGGAACCATCGCCTCGAACGCCACCTCCGCCGCCATTACTGCCGCCGGACCCGGCACCCCCAACCGGCTGCTTTTTTTTGCGGGAGCGGCTCCGGCCAGCACCGAGCCTCCCCCCAGCGCCGTCGCCCCTACCGTCACGGCAATGTCACCGGCTCCCGCTTCGACGTCGGTGGCTGTTGGCAGCAACGCAACAGCAGTGTTCGGCACCGCGGTCCAGGGGGTGGGGGCAGGAACTTTTGTCCTCAGGAACTCCGCCGGCACCATCATCCCCGCCACTGTCAGCTACAACGCCACCACACGCACCGCCACCCTGGACCCAACATCGAGCCTGGCTGTTGACGGCACGTTCACCGCGACCCTGGTGGGTGGGACCGCTGCCATCCGAGACGCTGCGGGAACCCCCTTGGCCACCACCAGCTGGACGTTCGTCACCGGACCGGCTCCAACGCTCACCGCCTTGACGCCCCGGATCAACGACACCCTGGTACGGCGGAGCAACAACGTCACCGTGACGTTCAGCGAGGCGGTCCAGGGGGTGGGCACCGGAACCTTCACGTTGAAGAACGCTGCAACAGGCGCAGTGGTCACGGCGGCTGTGGTGCGTAATGGGAGCACCAACCAATGGATCCTGGATCCGCAGCAGGCCTTGGCCGCGAAGACCAAGTACACGGTGACCGTCTCCGGCGGACCGGCCGGGATCCGCGACCTGGCCGGTAACCAGCTGGCCACCAGGACCTGGCAGTTCACCACCGGCTCGTTTTAG
- a CDS encoding haloacid dehalogenase type II, whose amino-acid sequence MAFEFETKPKFATFDMNGTLIKFAIADATRKVLGDRLPAEIADEYLQATKAYRIDECMGEYKPFRQIIANSMERASRKLGLEYREADAQAVYEILPTWGPYPGVTEALNRLAEEIPLVIITNSDTADAALLAANLKAPFEVIISAEEMGMYKPRLGAFEYMFDKLGVTPDEIVHVSASPMYDHRSAAILGIKNKVYVDRGFEHDEHWLGYERITDIAELPVLFGLPRPAAS is encoded by the coding sequence ATGGCTTTCGAATTCGAAACCAAGCCGAAGTTCGCTACGTTCGACATGAACGGAACGCTGATTAAGTTCGCTATCGCCGACGCCACCCGTAAGGTCCTGGGCGACCGGCTGCCGGCCGAGATCGCCGACGAGTACCTGCAGGCCACCAAGGCGTACCGCATCGATGAATGCATGGGCGAGTACAAGCCGTTCCGCCAGATCATCGCCAACTCCATGGAACGCGCCTCGCGCAAACTCGGCCTTGAGTACCGTGAGGCCGATGCCCAGGCGGTCTACGAGATTCTCCCCACCTGGGGCCCGTACCCAGGGGTCACCGAGGCATTGAACCGCCTGGCTGAAGAAATCCCGCTGGTCATCATCACCAACAGCGACACCGCGGATGCTGCGCTCCTTGCGGCGAACCTCAAGGCCCCCTTCGAGGTCATCATCAGCGCCGAGGAGATGGGGATGTACAAGCCGCGGCTCGGTGCGTTTGAGTACATGTTCGACAAGCTCGGCGTGACCCCGGATGAGATCGTGCACGTCTCCGCGAGCCCGATGTACGACCACCGCTCCGCGGCTATCCTGGGCATCAAGAACAAGGTGTATGTCGACCGCGGCTTCGAGCACGACGAGCACTGGCTCGGCTACGAGCGGATCACCGACATCGCCGAACTGCCCGTCCTTTTCGGACTGCCGCGTCCCGCTGCCTCCTAA
- a CDS encoding RidA family protein — MSLPLPQTVKGDSALDRLQALGLELPVLADNAYYVDHRAVDSSIHISGQLPFKDGVLLGTGVVGRDVDLETAQELARHCALNCLAAAVQAVGDLDRVRIVQMLVFVASGPDFGLQSKVANAASELLIEVLGENGRHARTAIGVAGLPLNTPVEIQMICTAV; from the coding sequence ATGAGTCTGCCACTGCCTCAAACCGTAAAGGGCGACTCGGCTCTGGATCGGCTCCAGGCCCTTGGTCTGGAGCTGCCGGTCCTCGCTGATAACGCGTACTACGTGGACCACCGGGCGGTGGATTCCAGCATCCATATCTCGGGCCAGCTGCCGTTCAAGGACGGCGTTCTGCTGGGCACCGGGGTTGTGGGCCGGGACGTGGACCTGGAGACGGCGCAGGAGCTCGCCCGCCATTGCGCGCTGAACTGCCTGGCCGCCGCTGTGCAGGCGGTGGGAGATCTGGACCGGGTCCGGATCGTGCAGATGCTGGTCTTCGTGGCCAGTGGGCCGGACTTCGGTCTGCAGTCGAAGGTCGCCAACGCGGCCAGTGAACTGCTCATCGAGGTGTTGGGTGAGAACGGGCGGCACGCCCGCACCGCTATCGGTGTCGCCGGGCTGCCGTTGAACACTCCGGTCGAGATCCAGATGATCTGCACGGCCGTTTAG
- a CDS encoding alanine racemase, with amino-acid sequence MNRIQSALEALLERIDTPAPIVLADVMQENIDRMQAFATRNNLDVRPHVKTHKCVEIGRRQVKAGAVGITAGNVGEAEVFAAAGFDDIFIAYPVWAAGTKGPRIRKLAETTRLRVGVDNVAAINALADAMGDNPGLLQVVIEVDCGARRSGAPAEAAGELALAARNRGLVPAGVFTYPGHGSAGPDARKRAAEDQNAALVTAVRSLSAVGITPAVVSAGSTPTVEFATNSVITEIRPGEYVFNDLNNTRLGACTEDQIALFVAGTVVSDWVPDQVILDIGTKALGREGKPDIGYGAIAGTNAVLSKLNEYHGFLPLPAGFRPSIGTVLPVVPNHVCPVVVNFEEYIVTDSTGATLERWPVDARGFLN; translated from the coding sequence GTGAACCGCATTCAATCAGCACTCGAGGCTCTCCTCGAGCGGATCGACACCCCGGCACCGATCGTGCTGGCCGATGTGATGCAGGAGAACATCGACCGGATGCAGGCCTTCGCTACCCGGAACAACCTGGACGTCAGGCCGCACGTCAAGACGCACAAGTGCGTGGAAATCGGTCGGCGCCAGGTCAAGGCCGGGGCTGTTGGAATCACCGCGGGCAACGTGGGTGAGGCCGAGGTCTTCGCCGCGGCCGGGTTCGATGACATCTTCATCGCCTACCCGGTCTGGGCCGCCGGAACGAAAGGTCCGCGGATCCGCAAACTGGCCGAAACCACCCGGCTGCGGGTCGGCGTCGATAACGTTGCGGCGATCAATGCTCTCGCCGACGCGATGGGGGACAACCCTGGGCTGCTGCAGGTCGTGATCGAGGTCGACTGCGGGGCGCGCCGTTCCGGGGCTCCTGCCGAGGCAGCGGGCGAACTCGCCCTTGCGGCGCGCAACCGCGGCCTGGTCCCGGCTGGCGTCTTTACCTACCCGGGGCACGGCAGCGCCGGTCCGGACGCCCGCAAGCGTGCTGCGGAGGACCAGAATGCCGCGCTCGTCACGGCGGTACGCAGCCTCAGCGCAGTGGGGATCACTCCGGCGGTGGTCAGTGCCGGTTCCACACCCACCGTGGAGTTCGCCACCAATAGTGTCATCACCGAGATCAGGCCCGGAGAGTACGTGTTCAACGACCTGAACAACACCAGGCTCGGTGCCTGCACCGAGGATCAGATCGCGCTGTTCGTCGCCGGCACTGTGGTCAGCGACTGGGTCCCTGATCAGGTCATCCTCGATATCGGCACCAAAGCCCTCGGCCGCGAAGGCAAGCCCGATATCGGCTACGGCGCCATTGCCGGCACTAACGCCGTCCTATCCAAGCTCAACGAATACCACGGATTCCTTCCCCTGCCGGCCGGATTCCGCCCCAGCATCGGGACAGTGCTTCCGGTGGTCCCCAACCACGTCTGCCCCGTCGTCGTGAACTTCGAGGAATACATCGTCACTGACAGCACGGGCGCAACGCTGGAACGGTGGCCTGTCGACGCCCGCGGATTCCTCAACTGA
- a CDS encoding SDR family NAD(P)-dependent oxidoreductase, with product MRLDKTTALVTGANSGIGQAVCSHFRNEGARLLLTGRREHLDSAQPDDLYVPGDLNDEAFVEGLARQAAESFGTVDVVVLNHGLQVSGPLTEMAYEDAKNVLHSNLLSSFLVMKHFAPLMPATGGSFVLVSSRLGMVGKPDEVLYSAAKGGLIMLAKGAAIEWASRNIRVNVVAPGLTATPIIEASFQRREDPESYRAQREGQIPLQRLATPEEIADAILFMASPESSYITGAVLPVDGGYTAA from the coding sequence ATGAGACTTGATAAGACCACGGCCCTGGTCACCGGCGCCAACAGCGGAATCGGGCAGGCGGTATGTTCCCACTTCCGTAACGAAGGTGCCCGGCTGCTGCTCACCGGCCGCAGGGAGCACCTCGACAGCGCCCAGCCCGATGACCTGTACGTCCCCGGAGACCTCAACGACGAGGCGTTCGTCGAAGGACTCGCCCGGCAGGCGGCCGAGTCCTTCGGCACCGTGGACGTCGTCGTCCTTAACCACGGCCTGCAGGTCAGCGGCCCGCTGACGGAAATGGCCTATGAGGATGCGAAGAACGTGCTCCACAGCAACCTGCTCAGTTCCTTCCTGGTGATGAAGCACTTCGCGCCGCTGATGCCCGCTACGGGTGGCTCGTTCGTCCTCGTTAGTTCCAGGCTGGGCATGGTGGGCAAGCCCGATGAAGTCCTGTACTCCGCGGCCAAGGGTGGCCTGATCATGCTCGCCAAGGGCGCGGCGATTGAGTGGGCGTCACGCAACATCCGCGTCAACGTCGTCGCACCGGGCCTGACTGCGACCCCGATCATTGAAGCATCGTTCCAGCGCAGGGAGGACCCCGAGTCCTACCGTGCCCAGCGTGAGGGTCAGATCCCGCTCCAGCGCCTGGCCACCCCCGAAGAGATCGCCGACGCCATCCTCTTCATGGCGTCCCCGGAATCGTCCTACATCACCGGCGCGGTCCTGCCCGTCGACGGTGGATACACCGCCGCCTGA
- a CDS encoding NAD(P)/FAD-dependent oxidoreductase yields MTALAATPRNGELGFWMAGLADSRPTYPRFTGQDSVDLAIIGGGYTGLWAAYFAKKLEPSLKVAVFEAEQIGYGASGRNGGWLSAMPPGNRATFARVSGGGMDASIALQQEFVAGVDSVLDILRAEGIDADQNKGGALVAAHTRAGLGRLVTRRDTDWKYGLTEDDVHLLDRNEFQSEINISTVHGGLFYKHCARINPAKLVYGLAGTLTSMGVSIYEGSRVAGVENKTLTVNNGRVTAAKTFICTEGYSGELLGSRTLIPINSSMIVTKPLSEEAWQQIGWNGPQCLNDSAHTFIYSQRTADGRIAIGGRGAPYRYGSGTGGAGSTPQSTIDLISTKLRSFFPGIPFEVDHAWSGVLGVTRDWNGGVHWDQATGIGSSTGYAGHGVTAAYVGGRTLAELAFEQKTARTTLPWVGYRSQKWEPEPLRWLGVHGMYRLFGLADQWEERRDSPKTSLLAKFGSRLAGLHE; encoded by the coding sequence ATGACAGCTCTTGCGGCTACTCCCCGGAACGGAGAGCTCGGCTTTTGGATGGCCGGACTCGCGGACAGCAGGCCCACCTACCCCCGCTTCACCGGCCAGGACTCTGTGGACCTGGCAATCATCGGTGGCGGTTACACCGGCCTGTGGGCGGCATACTTCGCCAAGAAACTCGAACCCTCACTCAAGGTGGCGGTGTTTGAGGCAGAACAGATTGGCTACGGCGCCTCCGGGCGCAACGGCGGCTGGCTCTCAGCAATGCCTCCCGGAAACCGGGCCACCTTCGCCCGCGTATCCGGCGGCGGGATGGACGCCAGCATTGCACTGCAGCAGGAGTTTGTCGCCGGCGTCGATTCCGTCCTGGATATTCTCCGGGCCGAGGGCATTGATGCGGATCAGAACAAGGGCGGCGCGCTGGTGGCTGCCCACACCAGGGCGGGGCTGGGCCGGCTGGTGACCAGGCGTGACACCGACTGGAAGTACGGGCTGACCGAAGACGATGTCCATCTGCTCGACCGGAACGAATTCCAGAGCGAGATCAACATCTCCACCGTCCACGGCGGGCTCTTCTACAAGCATTGCGCGCGGATAAATCCGGCGAAGCTTGTCTACGGTCTTGCTGGGACCCTGACCTCAATGGGGGTGAGCATCTATGAAGGCAGCCGGGTAGCCGGCGTCGAGAACAAGACCCTCACTGTGAACAACGGGCGGGTGACCGCGGCCAAGACGTTCATCTGCACCGAAGGGTATTCCGGAGAGCTGCTTGGCAGCAGGACCCTGATACCGATCAATTCCTCAATGATCGTGACCAAGCCGCTCTCGGAAGAGGCATGGCAGCAGATCGGCTGGAACGGGCCGCAGTGCCTAAACGACTCCGCGCACACTTTCATCTATTCGCAGCGAACAGCGGACGGCCGGATCGCCATCGGCGGCCGCGGAGCGCCTTACCGCTACGGCTCAGGCACAGGAGGCGCCGGTTCAACACCCCAGTCCACCATTGACCTGATCTCCACTAAGCTTCGCTCCTTCTTCCCGGGTATCCCCTTCGAAGTGGACCATGCCTGGTCCGGAGTCCTCGGGGTTACCCGTGACTGGAACGGCGGCGTGCACTGGGACCAGGCGACTGGAATTGGATCCTCCACCGGTTATGCCGGACACGGCGTCACGGCAGCCTACGTCGGCGGCAGGACCCTCGCGGAGCTCGCATTCGAACAAAAAACAGCACGGACAACACTCCCCTGGGTCGGCTACCGCTCACAGAAGTGGGAACCCGAACCCCTCCGCTGGCTCGGCGTCCACGGCATGTACCGGCTCTTCGGACTTGCCGACCAATGGGAAGAACGCCGGGACTCCCCCAAAACCTCACTGCTGGCGAAATTCGGCAGCAGACTCGCCGGACTTCACGAATAG
- a CDS encoding ABC transporter substrate-binding protein: MKTINKFQTAAAGLAVVLVLSACGGAATGTSAPAAELSKTQNTRDVSEGVQPDPAAVALLPESFKSKGEITVAMDLSSPPMTFLAEDNTTPIGLNPDLARLVAKKLGLKLKFENTAFDTIIPGIDGGRYDFTATTMSATEDRLKVLDMINYLKGGSAVAVPKGNPNNLTNDTLCGKNIGVTKGSTQQLKHLPNVSKWTCEEKGQPAINAITLPNVQEALTQLDSKRIDGVFYDASALAWANEQQPDHFKILEPRMDTRTNTNVAMGVKKGSALTPALQKAIQSVLETPEYKKSLEYWGLGESAITEAAIR; the protein is encoded by the coding sequence ATGAAGACCATCAATAAATTCCAGACGGCGGCTGCCGGGCTCGCCGTTGTGTTGGTCCTGTCCGCTTGTGGCGGCGCGGCAACGGGCACTTCAGCACCCGCGGCGGAACTTTCGAAGACGCAGAACACCCGGGATGTTTCTGAGGGTGTCCAGCCGGATCCGGCGGCGGTGGCGTTGTTGCCTGAGTCGTTCAAGTCCAAGGGCGAGATCACGGTCGCGATGGATCTGAGTTCCCCGCCGATGACGTTCCTCGCCGAGGACAACACCACCCCGATCGGGCTGAACCCGGACCTCGCCCGGCTCGTGGCGAAGAAGCTGGGCCTGAAGCTGAAGTTCGAAAACACCGCGTTCGATACGATCATTCCCGGGATCGACGGCGGCCGGTACGACTTCACCGCCACCACGATGTCCGCCACCGAAGATCGGCTCAAGGTCCTGGACATGATCAACTACCTCAAGGGCGGCTCGGCCGTCGCCGTACCCAAGGGCAACCCGAACAACCTGACCAACGACACCCTGTGCGGGAAAAACATCGGCGTGACCAAGGGCTCCACCCAGCAGCTCAAGCACCTGCCCAACGTCTCGAAGTGGACCTGTGAGGAAAAGGGCCAGCCCGCCATCAACGCCATCACCCTGCCCAACGTCCAGGAAGCCCTGACCCAGCTGGACTCCAAGCGGATCGACGGGGTCTTCTACGACGCTTCCGCCCTGGCCTGGGCCAACGAACAGCAGCCGGACCACTTCAAAATCCTCGAACCACGCATGGATACCCGCACCAACACCAACGTCGCGATGGGCGTCAAAAAGGGCTCAGCGCTGACCCCGGCCCTGCAGAAGGCCATCCAGTCCGTCCTGGAAACCCCCGAATACAAGAAATCCCTGGAGTACTGGGGCCTGGGCGAATCAGCCATCACCGAAGCCGCAATCCGCTAA